One Trichomycterus rosablanca isolate fTriRos1 chromosome 23, fTriRos1.hap1, whole genome shotgun sequence genomic window carries:
- the gcm2 gene encoding chorion-specific transcription factor GCMb, with amino-acid sequence MSKSSDQFDNSDCVCSFGMKLTWDINDPKLPQDSKQYDVFQEWTDGYVRYIYSAEDKNAQRHLSGWAMRNTNNHNCQILKKSCLGVVVCSRNCTMTDGTKLQLRPAICDKARQKQQKKLCPNCSTALELVPCRGHSGYPVTNFWRVDGKAIFFQAKGVHDHPRPESKSETEARRSAVKRRMASPHFSQKRRLIEPETGRYHDMPFPNIHQLTMEAPDRYSIIAESNFPIQTQHYAPFQNAEPYKFPYDTHSATAMTDTASPLQKPANHRLYMARPPCGYDFAVPGYLGSTPYPTPLYKDPASPQSDPELSKSSNGLSGMPHSTSTLPNHERTYADNTKHHSWKQILGKGPYAERGDYSQLSANTNHYYNPEYPCRYAGPAPTTPTALQTIITTTTKVSYQPCPKPSVVKYGENIYDVKGLSNCNSLLEETSPTTYSDLKIPEDSGVIKTALSYQDTLPAKIERAENFEGYRYSSYSSNSYPERVAHPYRYESGEY; translated from the exons GGACATCAACGATCCAAAACTTCCACAG GACTCGAAGCAGTACGACGTGTTTCAGGAGTGGACGGACGGTTATGTGCGCTACATCTACAGCGCAGAGGATAAAAATGCGCAGCGCCACTTGAGCGGTTGGGCCATGCGCAACACCAACAACCACAACTGCCAGATACTAAAAAAATCCTGCCTGGGGGTCGTGGTTTGCTCCAGAAACTGCACCATGACTGACGGTACCAAACTCCAACTGCGACCCGCAATCTGCGACAAAGCGCGTCAGAAGCAGCAGA AAAAGCTCTGTCCAAACTGTAGCACAGCTCTGGAGTTGGTTCCATGTCGAGGCCACAGTGGATATCCAGTCACCAATTTCTGGAGAGTGGATGGGAAGGCCATATTCTTccag GCTAAAGGAGTTCATGATCATCCACGACCTGAAAGCAAGTCAGAAACTGAAGCGAGGAGAAGCGCTGTGAAGAGAAGAATGGCTTCACCTCATTTCTCCCAAAAAAGGAGGCTCATAGAACCTGAG ACTGGCCGCTACCATGACATGCCTTTCCCCAACATCCACCAGCTTACCATGGAAGCCCCGGACCGCTACAGCATCATCGCGGAGTCCAACTTTCCTATCCAGACACAGCACTACGCTCCGTTCCAGAATGCAGAGCCTTATAAATTTCCCTATGACACACACAGTGCCACAGCCATGACCGACACTGCCAGCCCTTTGCAAAAACCTGCCAACCACCGCCTGTACATGGCACGACCTCCATGCGGATACGACTTTGCAGTGCCGGGCTACCTTGGCTCTACACCCTACCCTACACCACTGTATAAGGACCCCGCCAGCCCTCAGAGTGATCCTGAACTCAGTAAAAGCAGCAACGGTTTGAGCGGGATGCCTCACAGCACCAGCACACTCCCAAACCATGAGCGCACTTATGCAGATAACACCAAGCACCACAGCTGGAAACAGATCCTGGGCAAAGGGCCATACGCAGAGAGAGGGGATTACTCACAACTTTCCGCCAACACCAACCACTATTACAATCCTGAATATCCATGCAGGTATGCAGGACCCGCTCCGACTACTCCGACAGCTCTCCAGACCATCATAACCACCACCACTAAAGTGTCCTACCAGCCCTGCCCCAAGCCATCCGTAGTGAAATACGGTGAGAACATCTATGACGTGAAGGGTCTGTCTAACTGTAACTCTCTCCTCGAGGAGACTTCACCCACCACGTACTCCGACCTGAAAATCCCAGAGGACTCGGGCGTGATAAAAACAGCTCTGTCCTACCAGGACACGCTTCCTGCGAAAATCGAAAGGGCAGAGAACTTTGAGGGCTATCGTTACAGCAGTTACAGCTCGAACAGCTACCCGGAAAGAGTGGCACATCCATACAGGTACGAGAGTGGAGAGTACTAA